One region of Flavobacterium sp. GSB-24 genomic DNA includes:
- a CDS encoding NAD(P)H-binding protein, producing MKIALIGATGFVGSAILNELADRKHEITAIARTPKDTANATWVAADIFNVDALAEILKGHDTIINAYNPGWTNPNIYDDFLAGSKAIQESVKKSGVKRFITIGGGGSLLVAPGLQAVDTPDFPKEFYAGATAARDYLNVIKEEKDLDWAFFSPAFEMHAGITTGRTGKYRLGLENPVFNDEQRSILSVEDLAVVIADEAENPKHHQVRFTAGY from the coding sequence ATGAAAATCGCACTTATCGGAGCAACAGGATTTGTTGGCTCAGCAATCTTAAACGAATTAGCAGATAGAAAACATGAAATTACTGCAATTGCAAGAACTCCAAAAGATACTGCAAACGCAACTTGGGTTGCTGCAGATATTTTTAATGTAGATGCATTGGCAGAAATCTTAAAAGGTCATGATACTATTATTAACGCTTACAATCCAGGATGGACAAACCCAAACATCTATGATGACTTTTTAGCAGGTTCTAAAGCTATTCAGGAATCAGTGAAAAAATCGGGCGTAAAACGTTTTATTACTATTGGCGGGGGCGGTAGTTTGCTTGTAGCTCCAGGTTTACAAGCAGTTGATACTCCAGATTTTCCGAAAGAATTTTATGCAGGAGCTACGGCGGCAAGAGATTATTTAAATGTAATTAAGGAAGAAAAAGATTTAGACTGGGCATTTTTTAGTCCTGCTTTTGAAATGCATGCGGGAATTACAACAGGAAGAACAGGAAAATATCGTTTGGGATTAGAAAATCCAGTTTTTAACGACGAACAAAGAAGTATTTTATCTGTAGAAGATTTAGCAGTTGTTATCGCTGATGAAGCAGAAAATCCAAAACATCATCAAGTTAGATTTACAGCTGGTTACTAA
- the meaB gene encoding methylmalonyl Co-A mutase-associated GTPase MeaB, with amino-acid sequence MSSLKKQSNSITEKAGISPPEITNVSAINQIKSKRRQQPSSEELIKGILDGSRTSLSRAITLIESTNPDHFEKASAVVQGCLQHANKSIRIGITGVPGVGKSTFIEAFGKQLTELGKKVAVLAVDPSSSLSHGSILGDKTRMEELVKDENAFIRPSASGETLGGVARKTRETIILCEAAGFDTIIIETVGVGQSETAVHSMVDFFLLLKISGAGDELQGIKRGIMEMADAIVINKADGDNIKKANQAKLEFNRALHLFPPKKSNWQPKVTTCSSLTKDGIPEVWNTISEYFELTKESGFFDEKRNDQNHFWMMETINEQLKQNFYNQPEIISLLEETKKAVQKNEISPFAAASDLLKLYFSKDSK; translated from the coding sequence TTGTCAAGTTTAAAGAAACAGTCGAACAGCATTACTGAAAAAGCTGGAATTTCACCTCCTGAAATCACCAATGTTTCGGCTATCAATCAAATTAAAAGCAAACGCAGACAACAGCCTTCTTCTGAGGAATTAATTAAAGGAATTTTAGATGGTAGCAGAACTTCTTTAAGCCGTGCTATAACTTTAATCGAAAGTACAAATCCAGATCATTTTGAAAAAGCCAGTGCAGTTGTTCAAGGCTGCTTACAACATGCGAATAAATCTATCCGAATAGGAATTACAGGTGTTCCCGGCGTTGGAAAAAGTACTTTTATTGAAGCTTTCGGAAAACAACTTACTGAGTTAGGAAAAAAAGTAGCCGTATTAGCAGTCGACCCAAGCAGTTCGCTTTCACACGGCAGTATTTTAGGAGATAAAACCCGAATGGAAGAATTGGTTAAAGATGAAAATGCTTTTATAAGACCAAGCGCTTCTGGGGAAACTTTAGGCGGTGTCGCGCGTAAAACGAGAGAAACAATTATTCTTTGCGAAGCTGCAGGTTTTGATACTATTATTATAGAAACTGTTGGTGTTGGCCAAAGCGAAACTGCCGTTCACAGTATGGTTGATTTCTTTTTGCTTTTAAAAATTTCTGGTGCCGGCGATGAACTTCAAGGTATCAAACGCGGTATTATGGAAATGGCAGATGCAATTGTCATCAATAAAGCGGATGGAGATAATATCAAAAAAGCAAATCAGGCAAAACTTGAATTCAATAGAGCTTTGCATTTGTTTCCACCAAAAAAATCAAATTGGCAGCCAAAAGTTACTACTTGCAGCTCGCTGACAAAAGATGGCATTCCTGAAGTTTGGAATACTATTTCTGAATATTTTGAATTAACTAAAGAAAGCGGATTTTTCGACGAAAAAAGAAATGACCAAAATCATTTCTGGATGATGGAAACCATCAACGAACAATTAAAACAAAACTTCTATAATCAGCCAGAAATTATTTCACTTTTAGAAGAAACCAAAAAAGCAGTGCAAAAAAATGAAATTTCACCTTTTGCAGCTGCTTCTGATTTATTGAAATTGTATTTTTCTAAAGATTCTAAGTGA
- a CDS encoding LTA synthase family protein, producing MKKLSFLKPIFNFIAIGLLITTLSRIFLFFLFKERVEQTPNFWYIFPIGLRMDLILLCYLSFLPAVLITFLPNKWLKFTNKFLVIYSFLFLFLILFVELASPDFVKQYDTRPNKIFLDYLIYPKEVVGMLLKSYLTSIIVTFLILGVVIYFAFKKGKKYFHTTSTEYKFKLMVFPLLAFLLFFGARSSLTSKRPINASNAVFSTDQLTNTLGLNSFYTVAFAAYSIKNEGNTKMYGKMDEAEAIARVKKYMIAGPNDFTDAEIPFLHVQQPDSVLKKPYNLVIFLQESLGAEYVGILGGKPLTPEFDKLSKEGTLFTNLYCTGTRSVRGIEAVVTGFLPSPSESVVKLGNSQQGFFTLAEALKQKGYDTSFIYGGMANFDNMASFFNGNGFQDIVDQEDFESDGNKYAFKGTWGYSDEDLVTKANQYFKSKGNKPFFSLMFSTSNHEPFEYPAGRIKPYDKKAATVNNAMKYADFSIGKFFEMAKKEDYFKNTIFIVIADHNTRTYGKNLVPINKFHIPAFIMGPGVPKGAVYNRLASQIDIPPTLLSYLGLPFETPMVGRNLSKLDPKVQGRSIMQFNDINAFRVENQVVIMQPNLKPLQFEIKNDTTLIPVKLNEELAKDALAHVITAGNLYKESKYKLRR from the coding sequence ATGAAAAAATTAAGTTTTTTAAAGCCTATATTTAACTTTATAGCAATCGGATTATTGATTACTACTTTAAGCCGAATCTTTTTATTTTTTCTTTTTAAAGAAAGAGTAGAGCAAACACCAAATTTCTGGTACATTTTTCCAATCGGTTTGCGAATGGATTTGATTTTACTTTGTTATTTGTCTTTTCTGCCTGCTGTTTTAATTACATTTCTGCCAAATAAATGGCTGAAATTTACCAATAAGTTCTTGGTAATCTATAGTTTCTTATTTCTGTTTCTAATTCTTTTTGTGGAGTTAGCTTCTCCAGATTTTGTAAAACAGTATGATACACGTCCGAATAAGATTTTCTTAGATTATTTAATTTACCCAAAAGAAGTTGTCGGAATGCTTTTAAAAAGTTATTTGACTTCTATAATTGTTACTTTCCTGATTTTAGGAGTTGTAATTTATTTTGCCTTCAAAAAAGGAAAAAAATATTTTCACACCACAAGTACAGAGTATAAATTCAAATTAATGGTTTTTCCATTACTAGCTTTTTTATTGTTTTTTGGAGCACGTTCAAGTTTAACTTCAAAGCGTCCGATTAATGCTAGTAATGCTGTTTTCTCGACAGATCAGTTAACCAATACTTTAGGATTAAATTCATTTTATACCGTTGCTTTTGCGGCCTATTCTATTAAAAATGAAGGAAACACTAAAATGTATGGTAAAATGGATGAAGCCGAAGCGATTGCACGTGTAAAAAAATACATGATTGCCGGTCCAAATGATTTTACCGATGCTGAAATTCCATTTTTGCATGTACAGCAGCCAGATTCTGTTTTGAAAAAACCTTATAATTTGGTGATTTTCCTGCAGGAAAGTTTAGGCGCAGAATATGTTGGAATCTTAGGCGGAAAACCTTTGACACCAGAATTTGACAAATTATCTAAAGAGGGAACATTATTCACCAATTTATATTGTACAGGAACCAGAAGTGTTCGCGGAATAGAAGCCGTTGTAACTGGATTTTTACCTTCGCCTTCTGAAAGTGTCGTAAAACTTGGAAACTCACAGCAAGGGTTTTTTACACTTGCCGAGGCTTTAAAACAAAAAGGTTACGATACGAGTTTCATTTATGGAGGAATGGCGAATTTTGACAATATGGCTTCGTTTTTCAACGGAAATGGTTTTCAAGATATTGTAGATCAGGAAGATTTTGAATCTGATGGAAACAAATATGCTTTTAAAGGAACTTGGGGCTATTCTGATGAAGATTTGGTAACTAAAGCGAATCAGTATTTCAAATCAAAAGGAAATAAACCATTTTTCTCTTTAATGTTCTCAACTTCAAATCATGAACCATTTGAATATCCAGCAGGAAGAATTAAACCTTACGATAAAAAAGCGGCGACGGTAAACAACGCCATGAAATATGCTGATTTCTCAATTGGAAAATTCTTCGAAATGGCTAAAAAAGAAGATTATTTTAAAAACACCATTTTCATTGTAATTGCTGACCATAATACAAGAACTTACGGAAAAAATTTAGTACCAATAAATAAATTCCATATTCCTGCATTTATTATGGGACCTGGAGTTCCGAAAGGAGCAGTTTATAATAGATTAGCAAGCCAGATTGATATTCCGCCTACATTGTTAAGTTACTTAGGGCTTCCGTTTGAAACACCAATGGTAGGAAGAAATTTAAGCAAATTAGATCCTAAAGTACAAGGAAGATCTATTATGCAGTTTAATGACATCAACGCATTTAGGGTAGAAAATCAAGTTGTAATTATGCAGCCAAATCTAAAACCTTTGCAGTTTGAGATTAAAAATGACACCACTTTAATCCCTGTAAAACTAAACGAGGAATTGGCAAAAGATGCTTTGGCACATGTTATTACGGCTGGGAATTTGTATAAGGAGAGTAAGTATAAATTAAGGCGCTAA
- a CDS encoding MATE family efflux transporter: MNLKQYTREFSYNLRLAYPIILGMVGHTLIGIVDNIMVGKLGSTELAAVSLGNSMIFIAMSLGIGFSTAITPIVAEGDAEKNDNKIRSAFHHGLFLCTILGLVLFGVIMFAKPIMELLEQPADVIVLAKPYLGWVAFSLIPLIMYQGYKQFADGMSMTKYSMYAMVMANVLHVGINYVLIYGIWIFPKMGIIGAALGTVISRIFLVMFMHIMLSRRNDLKRFFKNFSFDEIKKATIKKIISIGFPSAMQMLFEVVLFTASIWLCGNIGKTSQAANQIALSLASMTFMFAMGLSVTSMIRVSNQRGLMDYKKLIVVARSIFLLAIILETVFAIFFIIFHNYLPYIFLNMENTGQILDNEEVISIASKLLLIAAVFQISDGIQVVVLGALRGLQDVKIPMYITFVAYWVIGFPISYYLGEHTELKAQGVWIGLLAGLTAAALFLYIRFHYLTRKLNNNSVSNN, encoded by the coding sequence GTGAATTTAAAGCAGTACACCAGAGAGTTTTCGTATAATTTGAGACTGGCATACCCTATTATTCTGGGAATGGTTGGCCATACTTTAATTGGTATAGTAGATAATATTATGGTAGGTAAATTAGGAAGTACAGAACTTGCCGCGGTTTCTCTAGGTAACAGTATGATTTTCATCGCGATGTCTCTTGGAATTGGATTTTCGACAGCAATTACACCAATTGTTGCTGAAGGAGATGCAGAGAAAAATGACAACAAAATTCGTTCTGCATTTCATCACGGTTTATTTCTTTGTACTATTTTAGGATTAGTTCTTTTTGGTGTCATTATGTTTGCAAAACCAATTATGGAATTATTGGAACAGCCTGCAGATGTAATTGTATTAGCAAAACCATATCTAGGCTGGGTTGCTTTTTCGTTGATTCCATTAATAATGTATCAAGGATATAAACAGTTTGCAGACGGAATGTCGATGACTAAATATTCAATGTATGCAATGGTAATGGCAAACGTTCTTCACGTGGGAATTAATTATGTTTTGATTTACGGAATTTGGATTTTTCCAAAAATGGGAATTATCGGAGCGGCGCTTGGTACCGTAATTTCGAGAATCTTTCTAGTTATGTTCATGCATATCATGCTTTCACGAAGAAATGATTTAAAACGATTTTTCAAAAACTTTAGTTTCGACGAAATTAAAAAAGCAACCATTAAAAAGATTATCAGTATCGGATTTCCTTCGGCTATGCAGATGCTTTTTGAAGTGGTTTTGTTTACGGCTTCTATCTGGCTTTGTGGTAATATTGGTAAAACGAGTCAGGCGGCCAATCAAATTGCTTTGAGTCTTGCATCAATGACTTTTATGTTTGCAATGGGATTAAGTGTTACTTCGATGATTCGAGTGAGCAACCAAAGAGGTTTAATGGATTATAAAAAACTTATCGTTGTAGCGAGATCTATTTTCCTGCTTGCCATTATCTTAGAAACTGTTTTTGCTATATTCTTTATCATTTTTCATAATTACTTGCCCTATATCTTTTTGAATATGGAAAACACAGGACAGATTTTGGACAATGAAGAAGTAATCAGTATAGCTTCAAAATTGCTTTTAATTGCAGCTGTTTTTCAAATTTCTGACGGAATTCAGGTTGTGGTTTTGGGCGCTTTACGCGGATTGCAGGATGTAAAAATCCCAATGTATATTACGTTTGTTGCGTATTGGGTTATTGGTTTTCCAATTTCTTATTATTTAGGAGAGCATACCGAATTAAAAGCTCAGGGAGTTTGGATAGGACTTTTGGCAGGTTTGACAGCCGCAGCGCTTTTTCTGTATATTCGCTTTCATTACTTAACTAGAAAATTAAATAATAATTCAGTTTCAAATAATTAA
- a CDS encoding DUF6268 family outer membrane beta-barrel protein encodes MNKTVFYLSQLFLFLLVSLAARSQSGISGEFKVDYVPFSKYVRPIDSTKTNAESNFKRAQIAFEVPLSLKMDQYNHPRLWSIFVNGSYAKMQNRNYNIQDLPVEYRGGFPNELLNTQLGIKHIRSISPSWSLLIMASAGIYTDMVEITKDDVLIQGGVLFIKQFNPNLALGVGPVLTNSFGVPMVLPGIYFNWESRGALHFKITFPEGAEVGYRMSDNFDLKAVVELSGMTAETKIGNKSSLLGYQQIIAGLRPQLTFGEHWTLEPTAGTTLVRNFSTTNRKIKDIFKEKDIADPKFTTTFYGAIALKWKF; translated from the coding sequence ATGAACAAAACAGTTTTTTATCTCTCGCAGCTTTTCCTTTTTTTACTAGTTAGTCTTGCTGCACGATCTCAATCAGGAATTTCAGGTGAATTTAAAGTCGATTACGTTCCTTTTTCTAAATATGTACGGCCAATAGACAGTACAAAAACAAATGCGGAAAGTAATTTTAAGCGGGCGCAAATTGCCTTTGAAGTACCGCTTTCTTTAAAAATGGACCAATACAATCACCCGAGACTTTGGTCTATTTTTGTAAATGGAAGTTACGCCAAAATGCAAAACAGAAACTACAACATTCAAGATCTTCCAGTAGAATATCGGGGAGGATTTCCGAATGAATTACTAAACACTCAGCTTGGTATAAAGCACATACGATCTATATCTCCTTCGTGGTCTTTATTAATCATGGCTTCTGCGGGTATCTATACAGATATGGTCGAAATCACCAAAGATGATGTCCTGATACAAGGTGGAGTGCTTTTTATTAAACAATTTAACCCGAATCTGGCTTTGGGTGTTGGACCAGTTTTAACCAATAGTTTTGGTGTGCCAATGGTTCTTCCTGGAATATATTTTAACTGGGAATCCAGAGGTGCTTTACATTTTAAAATTACCTTTCCAGAGGGTGCAGAAGTAGGTTACAGAATGTCTGATAATTTCGATTTAAAAGCTGTTGTAGAATTAAGCGGAATGACAGCAGAAACCAAAATTGGAAATAAATCCTCATTGTTAGGATATCAGCAAATTATAGCAGGTTTACGTCCACAGCTTACGTTTGGCGAACACTGGACTTTAGAACCTACTGCAGGAACCACGCTTGTCCGTAATTTTTCTACCACTAACCGAAAAATTAAGGATATTTTTAAAGAGAAAGATATAGCCGATCCAAAATTCACCACTACTTTTTATGGAGCAATAGCTCTAAAATGGAAATTCTAG
- a CDS encoding LytTR family DNA-binding domain-containing protein — protein MNMKCLVIDDEPIARKGIVDFISKIDFLEISGTCASALEATSYLQERQIDLMFLDINMPYLSGLEFLESLEKPPLVIFTTAYSEHALEGYRLQIVDYLLKPITFQRFYQASLKARQWHQMINSPKQNQLDPFLYVRQEEGFQKISWVDILYIEGMQNYAKLHFKDKVLVIHQTMISLEETLPAEIFFRIHKSFLVNITHIDSVSGGRLFIKGQELPISRTRREALLKEVVYKNLLSR, from the coding sequence ATGAACATGAAATGCCTCGTTATAGACGATGAACCTATTGCCAGAAAAGGAATTGTAGACTTTATTTCTAAAATTGATTTTCTGGAAATTTCAGGTACCTGTGCTTCGGCATTAGAAGCGACTTCGTATCTTCAGGAAAGGCAAATCGATTTGATGTTTCTGGATATCAATATGCCTTATCTTTCTGGATTGGAATTTTTAGAATCATTAGAAAAACCACCTTTAGTGATCTTTACAACAGCCTATTCAGAACATGCATTAGAGGGTTATCGTCTTCAGATTGTAGATTATTTGTTAAAACCTATAACTTTTCAACGCTTTTATCAGGCTTCTTTAAAAGCTAGACAGTGGCATCAGATGATTAATTCTCCAAAACAAAATCAATTGGATCCGTTTTTATATGTGCGCCAAGAAGAAGGTTTTCAAAAAATCTCATGGGTCGATATTTTATACATAGAAGGAATGCAAAATTATGCCAAACTTCATTTTAAAGATAAGGTTCTTGTCATTCATCAGACTATGATTTCACTGGAAGAAACACTTCCAGCAGAAATTTTCTTTAGAATCCATAAATCCTTTCTTGTCAATATTACCCATATAGATTCTGTTTCCGGCGGGCGATTATTTATAAAAGGACAAGAACTACCTATTTCAAGAACACGCCGAGAGGCATTATTGAAAGAGGTAGTCTATAAAAATTTATTAAGCAGATAG
- a CDS encoding histidine kinase: MIEDYDFLSATIQAVLVLVCSAVLAHILSDVILPKALKKNKMNWFAVQSVVVVLLLSFCLALIYTVFSDPISRSTAFPEEVNLDFLHFLWARFCGSIPAAILINGTACGLRFYQEHNVIERNHAQLQQVHLEAQIKILQDQINPHLMFNVLNHIHILMQSNVQLASVLLVQFSDILRYQLYECNKEYVPLHLEIKYLKDLIAVEETRWGNELEVKSKWNIEDGQLQIVPLLLVPLIENAFKHVSRLPNEKGYVHLSCEQINHQLIFKIENSHTEHYKIPSKSQGLGLENVQKRLAIQYPEKHQFNINKTDSDFTVTVALDLK; this comes from the coding sequence ATGATCGAAGATTACGATTTTTTGTCTGCGACTATTCAGGCTGTTTTAGTTTTGGTTTGTTCTGCGGTTTTAGCTCATATTTTGAGTGATGTTATATTGCCCAAAGCACTCAAAAAAAATAAAATGAACTGGTTTGCAGTACAAAGCGTTGTCGTTGTACTGCTTTTGTCATTTTGTCTTGCCTTGATTTATACTGTTTTTTCAGATCCGATTTCAAGAAGCACAGCATTTCCTGAAGAAGTAAATTTGGATTTTCTTCATTTTTTGTGGGCAAGATTTTGTGGCAGCATTCCGGCAGCTATTTTAATTAACGGTACTGCTTGCGGGCTTCGGTTTTATCAGGAGCATAATGTTATCGAAAGAAATCATGCGCAGTTACAGCAAGTTCATTTAGAAGCACAAATCAAGATTCTACAAGATCAGATAAATCCGCATTTAATGTTCAATGTTTTGAATCATATTCATATTCTGATGCAGAGCAATGTACAATTGGCATCGGTTTTATTGGTTCAGTTTTCGGATATTTTGCGTTATCAATTGTATGAATGCAATAAAGAATATGTGCCATTGCATCTTGAAATTAAATATTTGAAAGATTTAATAGCTGTTGAAGAAACCCGCTGGGGAAATGAATTGGAAGTAAAAAGCAAATGGAATATAGAGGACGGACAGCTGCAAATTGTCCCGCTGCTTTTGGTTCCGTTGATCGAAAATGCTTTTAAACATGTTTCCCGACTTCCAAATGAAAAAGGATACGTGCACTTGTCTTGCGAACAGATAAACCATCAGTTAATTTTTAAAATAGAAAATTCACACACAGAACACTATAAAATTCCTTCTAAAAGTCAGGGATTGGGACTTGAAAATGTACAGAAAAGGCTGGCGATTCAATATCCAGAAAAACATCAATTTAATATCAATAAAACAGATTCTGACTTTACCGTTACAGTAGCTTTAGATTTAAAATGA
- a CDS encoding PPK2 family polyphosphate kinase, whose protein sequence is MKSIDPKDFKVTDEIKLKKLPTLLNVDADDDEKEEKLDKVQAKLSDLQDVMYAHNKYAVLICLQGMDTSGKDSLIREVFKEFNPRGVVVHSFKTPNSTELEHDYLWRHYIALPEKGKFAIFNRTHYENVLVTRVHPEFILAENLPGINSVDDIKPKFWKNRIEQINNFEKHIAENGTIVMKFFLHLSKEEQKNRLLRRLEEGKHNWKFSPGDLKEREHWDEYQQYYEEAINQTSKGHAPWYVIPADDKDMARYIVAKIIWEEMKQYTDIKEPELDEKIKANFELYKKQLEKES, encoded by the coding sequence ATGAAGTCAATAGACCCAAAAGATTTTAAAGTTACAGATGAAATAAAATTAAAGAAGCTTCCGACATTACTAAATGTTGATGCGGATGATGACGAAAAAGAAGAGAAACTAGATAAAGTTCAGGCAAAATTAAGTGATTTGCAGGATGTTATGTATGCGCACAATAAGTACGCGGTTTTAATCTGTCTGCAAGGAATGGATACTTCTGGAAAAGACAGTTTGATTCGGGAAGTTTTTAAAGAATTTAATCCGCGCGGGGTAGTGGTGCATAGTTTTAAAACACCAAATTCAACCGAATTGGAACACGATTATTTATGGCGACATTACATTGCTTTGCCCGAAAAAGGGAAATTTGCCATTTTTAACAGAACGCATTACGAAAATGTTTTGGTAACGAGAGTGCATCCAGAATTTATTTTGGCAGAGAATTTACCAGGAATTAATTCGGTTGATGATATTAAACCGAAATTTTGGAAAAACAGAATTGAACAAATCAATAATTTCGAAAAACATATTGCAGAAAACGGAACTATCGTTATGAAGTTCTTTCTGCACTTGAGTAAAGAAGAACAAAAGAATCGTTTACTGCGCCGTTTGGAAGAAGGAAAGCATAATTGGAAATTTTCGCCAGGCGACCTTAAAGAACGCGAACATTGGGATGAGTATCAGCAATATTATGAAGAAGCCATTAATCAAACATCGAAAGGACATGCGCCTTGGTATGTAATTCCTGCAGATGATAAAGATATGGCGCGTTATATTGTAGCTAAAATAATTTGGGAAGAAATGAAACAATATACCGATATTAAAGAACCGGAACTTGATGAAAAAATTAAAGCCAACTTTGAGCTTTATAAAAAACAGCTGGAAAAAGAGTCTTAA